AATATCGCCAAGGGCAATTTTCGTTTTGCGCCGCTGATGTATCTTGAGCCATCGCTGCAACACATCGACAGTCTGCCCCAAGGCAGCTTTGATGAGATCATTGAAAAATACGTTGAAATGAACATCGCCCACCCTTTTCGTGAGGGCAATGGCAGAGCCACCCGCATCTGGCTGGATTTGATGCTTAAAACAGCACTCAAACAGGTGATTGATTGGAATCAGGTGGATAAAGAGGATTATCTCTCCGCGATGGAGCGCAGTGTGGTGAAGGACATTGAAATCAAAACCCTGCTAAAAACAGCCCTGACCGACCGGATTAATGACCGCGCCCTGTTCATGAAAGGCATTGATGTCAGTTATTATTATGAAGGCTATAGCCAATTCAAAACGGAGGAGCTTTAGCCATGAGTGAACTGAATTTTCTGGACAAGCTGCTGGATGGGGTTGAGGTGGAATGGGTGGCTTTGGGGGAGGTAACGCAATATGAGCAGCCTACTAAATATCTCATTAAAGATAAAAACTACAATGAAGATTTCAAAACCCCTGTTTTGACAGCAGGTAAGACTTTTATTCTTGGTTACACAGATGAATTAGATGGAATCCCTAG
This sequence is a window from Gammaproteobacteria bacterium. Protein-coding genes within it:
- a CDS encoding Fic family protein, which gives rise to MILENKLGISDQVELAKAEEKISKQKARQLFDSGDIEKVETGTFKGLAFVHAYLFDDIYAFAGKIRGVNIAKGNFRFAPLMYLEPSLQHIDSLPQGSFDEIIEKYVEMNIAHPFREGNGRATRIWLDLMLKTALKQVIDWNQVDKEDYLSAMERSVVKDIEIKTLLKTALTDRINDRALFMKGIDVSYYYEGYSQFKTEEL